From Algoriphagus sp. NG3, the proteins below share one genomic window:
- a CDS encoding sugar porter family MFS transporter, giving the protein MKQTYHYNQTYIWLITLTAALGGFLFGYDWVVIGGAKPFYEPFFNVTSPSDQGWGTSSALVGCMIGAGLCILISDKLGRKRLLIVSGLLFSLSAVGTALSGTFWEFNFYRIIGGMAMGVALNLSPLYIAELSPPEKRGKMVTINQLLIMIGVLLAQVINWQISISDTQLSENASFEMIGESWSGQTGWRWMFAVEAVPALLFFVLMFFVPESVPWLVKNKEEAGARKILQRIGGEDYAEDCIAEVRTTLKEGDFAQVNLKELFHKKVVKLLCVGIFLAFLQQWSGINVVIYYAADIFQAAGYNLKQMMLNIVVIGGVMVLSVFITIFTVDRFGRKKLLLIGTAAMALLYGLIGYFFFIDLGGKAVVFAVLTNVMFYSFTLAPLLWVVLSEIFPTRIRGAAISIGALAHWVGNFTLTYFFPAIRENLGWANNFWLYGGICAFGFLVIYLVLPETRGKSLEEIEKELVG; this is encoded by the coding sequence ATGAAGCAAACTTATCACTACAATCAAACTTACATCTGGCTGATCACACTCACGGCCGCTTTAGGAGGGTTTTTATTTGGATACGATTGGGTCGTCATTGGAGGAGCCAAACCATTTTATGAGCCTTTTTTCAACGTAACTTCGCCTTCAGATCAAGGCTGGGGCACCAGCTCTGCGTTAGTCGGGTGTATGATAGGTGCAGGTTTATGTATCCTCATTTCTGATAAATTAGGTAGGAAAAGACTGCTCATAGTTTCCGGTTTGCTCTTTTCACTATCTGCTGTGGGTACGGCTTTGTCCGGTACTTTTTGGGAGTTCAACTTCTACCGGATTATCGGGGGAATGGCTATGGGAGTGGCCTTGAATCTCTCTCCCCTCTACATAGCAGAGCTCTCTCCACCAGAGAAACGGGGCAAAATGGTGACCATCAATCAGCTTTTGATTATGATTGGAGTGCTTTTGGCTCAAGTGATCAACTGGCAGATATCGATTTCTGATACTCAATTGTCAGAAAATGCCAGTTTTGAGATGATTGGAGAAAGCTGGAGCGGTCAAACTGGTTGGAGATGGATGTTTGCGGTGGAAGCTGTGCCCGCGCTTCTGTTTTTTGTATTGATGTTTTTTGTGCCAGAATCAGTGCCTTGGCTGGTCAAAAACAAAGAGGAAGCTGGGGCGAGAAAGATTCTTCAGAGGATAGGAGGGGAGGACTATGCGGAGGATTGCATAGCAGAAGTGAGAACTACCCTGAAAGAAGGTGATTTTGCACAGGTGAATTTGAAAGAATTATTTCATAAAAAAGTGGTCAAGCTACTTTGTGTCGGGATTTTCCTGGCTTTTCTTCAGCAATGGAGCGGAATCAATGTGGTGATTTACTATGCAGCGGATATCTTCCAGGCGGCTGGATACAACCTGAAGCAAATGATGCTCAATATCGTGGTAATCGGGGGAGTGATGGTGCTTTCGGTGTTCATTACCATTTTCACAGTGGATAGATTTGGCAGGAAAAAACTATTGCTGATAGGTACCGCTGCCATGGCACTTTTATATGGGCTGATAGGCTACTTTTTCTTCATAGACCTTGGTGGAAAAGCGGTAGTGTTTGCTGTGCTCACAAATGTGATGTTCTATTCCTTCACTTTGGCACCGCTGCTTTGGGTGGTGCTATCGGAGATTTTCCCAACGAGGATCCGTGGAGCTGCCATTTCCATCGGGGCTTTGGCTCACTGGGTGGGGAATTTTACGCTGACTTATTTCTTTCCAGCGATCCGCGAGAACCTGGGCTGGGCAAATAACTTCTGGCTGTATGGCGGAATCTGTGCGTTTGGTTTTCTGGTGATTTACCTTGTCCTGCCTGAGACTAGAGGGAAGTCATTGGAAGAAATAGAAAAAGAGTTGGTGGGGTAA
- a CDS encoding ISL3 family transposase gives MRTLKGIGVTVRTLTSGTIGVDDWAYKKGRNYGTIIVDLINREVIDLLPDREADTLADWLKAHPEVHTVSRDRASAYALGIRNGAPDAIQVADRFHLLVNLTDAFKRSLRRHSPVIKKCFEEMGSGQDSLLKTEEEKVIKETEPEPGDTPVLSAPIEGEARMVGNVGPDRQFKFQKARELHQEGYGIKAIAKQLGAGRKTIRKYLASECLVSREISGSRPLTNFCGFESELIRLSQTKTTYLNLFNHITEKGFNGKYSQFCERMNKLINDGKTAKTRENILLPLLKPVKTWSLSKLAFIALAKAGTLKEEDQKYLDILLQKSPEIKHSTDLAHSFRQLFVAKEEGSLTEWIKIAGAECSALKGFAKGINQDYEAVNQAVISTISNGQVEGQVNRLKTIKRNMYGRAGFELLRKIVLANSS, from the coding sequence TTGAGGACTCTCAAAGGAATTGGGGTTACTGTCAGAACATTGACCTCGGGAACCATTGGTGTTGACGACTGGGCCTATAAGAAAGGGAGGAATTACGGGACTATCATTGTCGACCTGATCAATAGAGAAGTCATTGATCTGCTTCCGGACCGGGAAGCAGACACGCTTGCAGATTGGTTGAAAGCCCACCCTGAAGTCCACACCGTATCCAGAGACAGGGCAAGTGCCTATGCGCTGGGTATCAGAAACGGGGCCCCTGACGCCATTCAGGTAGCCGACAGGTTTCATCTTCTGGTCAATCTTACCGATGCCTTTAAGAGATCCCTGCGCAGGCACAGTCCGGTGATCAAAAAGTGCTTTGAAGAAATGGGATCCGGGCAGGATAGTTTACTGAAAACCGAAGAAGAGAAAGTAATAAAAGAAACGGAACCGGAGCCCGGGGATACCCCGGTCTTATCGGCCCCTATAGAGGGAGAAGCACGGATGGTGGGGAATGTCGGTCCGGATAGACAGTTTAAGTTTCAAAAAGCCAGGGAACTTCACCAAGAAGGCTATGGCATCAAAGCTATTGCCAAACAGCTCGGGGCGGGCAGGAAAACAATCAGAAAGTACCTTGCCTCTGAGTGCCTGGTCTCAAGGGAGATAAGCGGGAGCAGGCCCCTTACCAACTTTTGTGGTTTTGAATCTGAACTGATAAGGCTTAGCCAGACCAAAACCACATACTTAAACCTTTTCAACCACATAACGGAAAAGGGTTTTAATGGAAAGTATAGCCAGTTCTGTGAGCGGATGAATAAACTGATCAACGATGGGAAAACCGCTAAAACCAGGGAAAACATCCTGCTACCTTTGCTCAAACCGGTTAAGACCTGGTCCCTGTCAAAACTGGCATTCATCGCCTTGGCAAAGGCCGGGACTTTGAAAGAAGAAGATCAAAAATACCTGGACATATTGCTACAAAAATCACCTGAAATCAAACACAGCACTGATTTAGCCCATTCCTTCCGCCAACTGTTTGTAGCCAAAGAAGAGGGCAGTTTAACGGAGTGGATAAAAATTGCGGGCGCCGAATGTTCAGCACTTAAAGGGTTTGCAAAAGGGATAAACCAGGATTATGAGGCAGTAAACCAAGCTGTCATATCCACGATAAGCAACGGGCAAGTGGAAGGGCAGGTCAATAGACTCAAAACCATCAAAAGAAACATGTATGGCAGGGCAGGATTTGAGCTTTTGAGAAAAATAGTACTGGCCAATTCCAGCTGA
- a CDS encoding transposase family protein — MVIPSFIIPSGLRLSKAVLINQDPSLLIAAVSAQKRSACPCCGKRSKSIHGFYDRSLADLPVSGRETKVVLRVRKFFCKNRKCSRKVFTERFVDQIKPYSRCFSRSADLVRSVGTELGGIKVPPSVR, encoded by the coding sequence ATGGTCATCCCTTCCTTTATTATCCCTTCAGGACTTAGGCTCTCAAAAGCAGTTCTTATCAACCAGGATCCCAGTCTGTTGATTGCTGCTGTGTCCGCCCAGAAACGGTCTGCCTGCCCATGCTGTGGAAAACGGAGTAAATCCATTCATGGGTTTTATGACAGATCACTCGCTGACCTGCCGGTCTCAGGCAGGGAAACCAAAGTTGTCCTGCGTGTCAGGAAGTTCTTCTGTAAGAACAGGAAATGTTCCCGAAAAGTCTTTACCGAACGGTTTGTTGATCAGATCAAGCCCTACAGCAGATGTTTTTCCAGATCAGCTGACCTGGTCAGATCAGTGGGTACAGAGCTTGGGGGAATAAAGGTGCCGCCCTCTGTAAGGTAA
- a CDS encoding helix-turn-helix domain-containing protein, translating to MGKPVLKVNRKTPEGIAGILKNNADFLLATRLNMVYHVARGHSSREVASWYGVSFKQVVNWVHRFEQNGVEGLENRSGRGRKSYLTDQQMDKIRSIVLEKSPEDYGINAKNWSGPGILKVIKEQFEVDYKPSQSYKLIEKMGLGFKKGSGVTIVE from the coding sequence ATGGGCAAGCCAGTTTTAAAAGTAAACAGAAAGACTCCGGAAGGAATAGCCGGAATCTTGAAAAACAACGCTGACTTCCTGTTGGCAACACGCCTGAATATGGTCTACCATGTAGCCAGGGGTCATTCAAGCAGGGAAGTTGCGTCATGGTACGGGGTCAGTTTCAAACAGGTGGTCAACTGGGTCCACCGTTTCGAACAAAACGGGGTAGAAGGACTGGAAAACAGGTCAGGAAGAGGGAGGAAGTCCTACCTTACAGACCAGCAGATGGATAAAATCAGAAGCATAGTTCTGGAGAAATCACCGGAGGATTACGGGATTAATGCCAAAAATTGGTCAGGCCCCGGTATTCTTAAAGTAATAAAAGAACAGTTTGAGGTAGATTACAAACCCAGCCAGTCCTATAAATTAATCGAAAAAATGGGGCTGGGATTCAAAAAAGGGAGTGGGGTCACTATAGTGGAATAA
- a CDS encoding ammonium transporter translates to MKIKWKVAFLITIAAPVLGLFWKQAEPILENFGSESDLVYADIAWLLTASCLVLLMTPGLSLFYGGMVIKKNLISTMLQSFISLGVVTMLWVVVGFSLAFGDPIGITIDGVKYGIIGNPFQYLFFDQVNILPHKALGPTLPFVLFALFQMKFAVITPAIITGSFAERVRFIGYLFFIGIFSVLVYAPLCHMVWHPEGLIGAYFGVLDFAGGTVVHISAGMAALAGALFLGKRKKPHHEPCNITYVLLGTGMLWFGWFGFNAGSSFGANGAAALAFATTTVSSATAMMTWVLFDRIQGRKISAMQACIGAVVGLVVITPAAGYITIPESFFFGGIGAVVSNLAVHAKFLNKIDDTLDVFACHGIGGIMGMILTAIFAYPEGSSLLHGGWSVFGSHMLVLVGVCLFSFVLSYAIFFILNKFVTLRVREEYEEIGLDMSQHGETI, encoded by the coding sequence ATGAAAATCAAATGGAAGGTTGCCTTCCTGATTACAATCGCTGCACCTGTGTTGGGTTTGTTCTGGAAACAAGCAGAGCCAATCCTAGAAAATTTTGGATCGGAATCAGATTTGGTTTATGCGGATATAGCCTGGCTACTCACGGCTTCCTGCTTGGTGCTTTTGATGACCCCGGGGCTTTCTTTGTTTTACGGTGGAATGGTTATCAAGAAAAACCTCATTTCCACCATGCTTCAGAGTTTTATATCCTTGGGTGTGGTGACTATGCTCTGGGTAGTTGTGGGATTTAGCCTTGCCTTTGGCGACCCGATCGGGATTACCATAGATGGGGTGAAGTACGGGATTATAGGAAACCCTTTCCAGTATTTGTTTTTTGACCAGGTAAACATTCTACCGCATAAAGCCCTAGGCCCTACTCTTCCCTTTGTCTTATTTGCACTGTTCCAAATGAAATTTGCGGTGATTACCCCGGCTATTATCACTGGATCCTTTGCAGAAAGAGTACGCTTTATTGGCTATCTGTTCTTCATTGGGATTTTCAGTGTATTGGTTTATGCCCCGCTTTGCCACATGGTTTGGCACCCTGAGGGGTTGATAGGTGCATACTTCGGCGTGCTGGATTTTGCAGGTGGGACGGTAGTCCACATCAGTGCAGGAATGGCTGCTCTGGCGGGAGCCTTATTTCTAGGCAAAAGAAAAAAACCACATCATGAGCCATGCAATATCACCTATGTACTCTTAGGAACAGGGATGCTTTGGTTTGGTTGGTTTGGGTTCAATGCCGGCTCATCATTCGGTGCCAATGGAGCTGCTGCGCTTGCTTTTGCTACCACTACTGTTAGCTCAGCTACTGCGATGATGACCTGGGTGTTGTTTGATAGGATTCAGGGCCGAAAGATTTCTGCTATGCAGGCATGTATTGGTGCGGTGGTCGGTCTGGTAGTGATCACTCCTGCGGCGGGATACATTACGATTCCCGAAAGCTTCTTTTTTGGAGGTATAGGCGCAGTAGTATCCAATCTGGCGGTACATGCCAAGTTCCTCAATAAAATTGACGATACCTTGGATGTCTTTGCCTGTCATGGAATTGGAGGTATCATGGGGATGATCCTGACGGCGATATTCGCATATCCTGAAGGTTCCAGTCTACTCCATGGTGGCTGGTCGGTCTTTGGTTCACACATGCTTGTACTTGTGGGCGTCTGTCTCTTCTCCTTTGTATTGTCTTATGCAATTTTCTTTATCCTAAACAAATTCGTGACGCTTCGTGTACGGGAGGAGTATGAGGAAATTGGCTTGGACATGTCCCAGCATGGGGAAACTATATAA
- a CDS encoding cyclase family protein has protein sequence MKFFGLTFSQTTLVAIFILAVEVSCTTKEYSPVFIATEWIDLSYAFDSTTLYWPNNPDGFQHRVDAEGVTDLGYYYSSYTILTPEHGGTHLDAPIHFYEKGETVDELPLSKLTGEAVVIDVSEQALADRDYLIDSVAILSWEAEHGKIPAQVMVLFRTGYGKFYPDRKAYFGTAKMGEDAIPELHFPGIQPETAVWLAKSRNVKAVGLDTPSLDYGQSKDFAAHQALMEHQIPGFENVANLDLLPATGIYVVALPMKIKGGSGGPLRIIAAVME, from the coding sequence ATGAAGTTTTTTGGATTGACATTCTCCCAAACCACACTGGTTGCGATATTCATACTGGCCGTTGAAGTTTCATGTACTACTAAGGAATATTCTCCTGTTTTTATAGCTACCGAATGGATTGACCTCAGCTATGCTTTTGATTCCACCACCCTGTATTGGCCTAATAATCCGGATGGGTTTCAACATAGAGTCGATGCAGAAGGGGTAACTGATTTGGGGTATTATTATTCGTCCTACACCATTTTGACTCCTGAGCACGGAGGAACCCATTTGGATGCACCGATACATTTTTATGAAAAGGGGGAAACGGTGGACGAGCTTCCACTTTCCAAACTGACCGGAGAAGCCGTAGTGATAGATGTCAGTGAACAAGCTTTGGCAGATCGGGATTACTTGATTGATTCTGTGGCTATCTTAAGCTGGGAGGCGGAGCATGGAAAGATTCCTGCACAGGTGATGGTTTTATTCCGAACCGGGTATGGCAAGTTTTATCCAGACCGGAAAGCTTATTTCGGAACGGCTAAAATGGGGGAAGATGCTATCCCCGAGCTTCATTTCCCGGGTATTCAGCCTGAAACAGCAGTTTGGCTAGCAAAATCACGAAATGTAAAGGCAGTAGGGTTGGATACACCAAGTTTGGATTATGGACAATCCAAAGACTTTGCAGCTCATCAGGCTTTGATGGAACATCAGATTCCTGGGTTTGAAAATGTAGCAAATCTAGATCTTCTACCAGCTACAGGGATTTATGTTGTAGCCCTTCCCATGAAAATCAAAGGAGGAAGTGGGGGGCCTTTAAGGATTATTGCAGCGGTGATGGAATAG
- a CDS encoding N-acetylmuramoyl-L-alanine amidase-like domain-containing protein has translation MKKLFMLGLLLAHCFISQAQTVCTAESRERLESFLSRLNEKKLTSKTYSEQASEIGQWFLETPYVEKTLELPGPEKLVLNLQGLDCTTFVETVVTLTRLSCLSDVTFDGFERELENLRYRDGKNEGYSSRLHYFSDWIYENQEKGILKDMTQEIGGSAYPNAPTFMSENPKFYPQLSESKNLEAIKLTENQIQKRSYFFIPKAEISKLEKNIKSGDIIAITTSMPNLDIVHTGFAIEKNGRIHLLHASSKNMKVEISEKPLSGYLAGNKSQSGIIVSRLTGK, from the coding sequence ATGAAAAAACTATTCATGCTGGGTCTTTTATTAGCCCACTGCTTTATCTCTCAAGCCCAAACTGTATGCACAGCAGAAAGCAGGGAGCGATTGGAGAGTTTTCTCAGTAGACTTAATGAGAAAAAATTAACTTCAAAAACCTATTCAGAGCAGGCCTCAGAAATCGGACAGTGGTTTCTGGAAACACCCTATGTGGAAAAAACACTGGAGCTTCCCGGCCCGGAAAAACTAGTCCTCAACCTCCAGGGGTTAGACTGTACCACTTTTGTGGAAACGGTGGTTACGCTCACGAGACTTTCCTGTTTATCAGATGTTACTTTTGACGGGTTTGAAAGAGAACTTGAAAACCTACGCTACCGTGACGGCAAAAATGAAGGGTATTCTTCCCGACTGCATTACTTTTCTGATTGGATCTATGAAAACCAGGAAAAGGGAATATTAAAGGACATGACACAGGAGATTGGAGGCTCTGCCTACCCAAATGCCCCGACTTTTATGTCCGAAAACCCCAAATTCTATCCTCAACTCAGCGAATCTAAGAATCTGGAAGCTATAAAACTCACAGAAAACCAAATCCAAAAACGAAGCTATTTCTTTATCCCTAAAGCTGAAATCAGCAAGCTAGAGAAGAACATCAAGTCCGGGGACATCATTGCCATCACCACCTCCATGCCCAACTTGGATATCGTACACACGGGTTTCGCCATAGAGAAAAATGGCAGAATTCATCTCCTACATGCTTCATCTAAAAACATGAAAGTGGAAATCTCCGAAAAGCCCCTCAGTGGATACCTTGCTGGAAATAAATCCCAATCCGGGATTATTGTCTCTCGACTTACAGGTAAGTAA
- a CDS encoding pyridoxamine 5'-phosphate oxidase family protein: MGKQLDSITEELKEFIENQKIFFVGTAAAEGRVNVSPKGTDSFRVIDSTKIIWLNLTGSGNETAAHLLLNDRMTVMFCAFEGKPMILRLYGHARIFHKRDPEFHTYTGLFPPNTGSRQIIEMDVDLVQTSCGFAVPFMDYKEERETLNSWSSKQGIEGIETYWQNKNTKSIDGFETKILDIQ; encoded by the coding sequence ATGGGAAAGCAACTGGATTCCATCACTGAGGAATTGAAAGAATTTATAGAAAATCAAAAGATTTTCTTCGTAGGTACAGCCGCCGCAGAGGGACGTGTGAATGTTTCCCCTAAGGGCACAGACTCCTTCCGGGTAATAGATTCTACTAAAATAATCTGGCTAAATCTGACAGGAAGTGGTAATGAGACTGCCGCACATTTGCTCCTGAATGATAGGATGACGGTTATGTTTTGTGCCTTCGAAGGCAAACCCATGATCTTACGATTATATGGTCATGCGAGGATCTTTCATAAGCGGGATCCTGAATTTCATACGTATACTGGCTTATTTCCTCCCAATACAGGCTCCCGGCAAATCATAGAAATGGATGTGGACTTAGTCCAAACCTCTTGTGGTTTTGCGGTGCCATTCATGGATTACAAGGAAGAGCGGGAAACATTGAATTCCTGGTCTTCTAAACAGGGAATAGAAGGAATAGAAACATATTGGCAGAACAAAAACACCAAAAGTATTGATGGTTTTGAGACGAAAATTTTGGATATCCAGTGA